A single region of the Salvia splendens isolate huo1 chromosome 18, SspV2, whole genome shotgun sequence genome encodes:
- the LOC121776122 gene encoding pentatricopeptide repeat-containing protein At2g20710, mitochondrial-like: MKLFVSSSLSRRAYSSLQKTQIRTRSWRKSPTFESIYRSIAHLGDPNVSVVPALDEWVRKGNSANKWDLQRVITELMTFKRFRHALEVSLWMSNEKRYPISPFDIAVRLKLILKNFSIEQTESYFSKIPEHVRTYQIYLALLNCYTISKYVDKAESILQKARDLGYADKPIWYNLMMNLYCRLGNREKLHELLAEMELKGICYDEFTYSVCLSACAAASDAEGMERVVRVMESDPEVVVHWRTLVTAAQGYLRIGSTDEAVEVLKKLEKQLKTCSQKYVLLAFILNLYAEAGKKEELYRIWMASKDKKVVNKVYICMMRSLMKFNDINGMEKIFEEWESGASLFDFRVANFLIDAYCTGGCVEKAEALIDKVVSKGGRPLVLTWCHLAGGYVKKNQIAEAMRSLRKGIAACPSKFMSKKQALITCLEYLQSNECVEEAQELIMSLRTRFISEPSAFNELPGVREDQDFEEVLVSEDEDVND, translated from the exons ATGAAGCTCTTCGTCTCTTCGTCTCTGAGCCGGCGCGCCTATTCTTCTTTGCAGAAAACCCAAATCCGGACCCGTTCCTGGAGGAAAAGTCCTACCTTTGAGTCTATCTACCGCAGCATCGCACATTTGGGCGACCCCAATGTTTCCGTAGTCCCCGCGCTCGACGAGTGGGTCCGAAAGGGGAACTCCGCAAATAAATGGGATCTTCAACGAGTTATCACTGAGTTGATGACTTTTAAGAGATTCAGACATGCTCTTGAG GTATCCCTCTGGATGAGTAATGAAAAACGCTATCCCATTTCACCTTTCGATATTGCTGTACGATTAAAGCTGATACTGAAAAATTTCAGCATTGAACAAACTGAGAGTTACTTCAGTAAAATTCCAGAACATGTAAGGACTTATCAGATCTATCTTGCGCTTCTCAACTGCTATACGATTTCGAAATATGTGGATAAAGCAGAATCGATTTTGCAAAAAGCTAGAGACTTGGGGTATGCTGACAAACCAATATGGTACAACCTCATGATGAATTTGTATTGCCGATTAGGAAATAGGGAAAAGCTGCACGAGCTGCTGGCTGAAATGGAATTGAAAGGCATCTGTTATGACGAATTCACCTACTCGGTCTGCTTGAGTGCGTGTGCCGCAGCGTCTGATGCTGAGGGAATGGAGCGAGTTGTGAGGGTTATGGAATCTGATCCTGAAGTTGTCGTGCATTGGCGAACATTGGTCACCGCAGCACAGGGTTACTTGAGAATTGGCTCAACTGATGAAGCTGTGGAAGTACTAAAGAAATTAGAAAAGCAATTAAAGACATGCTCTCAGAAATATGTTTTGCTAGCTTTCATCCTCAATCTGTATGCTGAAGCAGGGAAGAAAGAAGAACTGTACAGAATCTGGATGGCTTCCAAGGATAAGAAAGTCGTTAATAAGGTTTACATTTGCATGATGCGCTCGTTGATGAAGTTTAATGACATTAATGGGATGGAGAAAATATTTGAAGAGTGGGAGTCAGGTGCCTCGTTGTTTGATTTCCGGGTGGCTAACTTCTTGATCGATGCTTACTGTACAGGCGGTTGTGTGGAGAAGGCTGAAGCCCTAATAGACAAAGTAGTATCAAAAGGCGGTAGGCCACTTGTACTGACATGGTGTCATCTGGCAGGAGGCTATGTGAAGAAGAATCAAATAGCTGAGGCTATGCGATCATTGAGGAAGGGGATCGCAGCATGCCCCTCTAAATTTATGTCGAAGAAGCAAGCCTTGATAACTTGTTTAGAGTATTTGCAGAGTAACGAGTGCGTGGAAGAGGCACAGGAGTTAATAATGTCACTAAGGACAAGGTTTATCTCGGAGCCCTCTGCTTTTAATGAGCTTCCCGGTGTCAGAGAAGATCAAGATTTTGAGGAAGTACTTGTTAGTGAAGATGAAGATGTTAATGATTAA